One window of Ziziphus jujuba cultivar Dongzao chromosome 5, ASM3175591v1 genomic DNA carries:
- the LOC107421052 gene encoding uncharacterized protein LOC107421052 — protein sequence MEVANRIANAVIRAVNNNTVINVCLVGSFVALGVRSVNQQKYIEALEAEKDSLVKSNKAMKKTMWDWKQQLFAESESHEALIPLARLKAIYGEAPIARNDAVQEDSNSPVSKLSVDQKVTKGTSIWTSSLNSFTWDDIE from the exons ATGGAGGTAGCGAATAGAATCGCGAACGCTGTGATCAGAGCGGTGAACAACAACACGGTAATCAACGTGTGCCTGGTGGGTTCGTTCGTGGCACTGGGCGTGAGGTCGGTGAACCAGCAGAAGTACATCGAGGCCCTAGAGGCCGAGAAGGACTCGCTCGTCAAGTCCAACAAAGCCATGAAGAAGACCATGTGGGACTGGAAGCAACAGCTTTTCGCCGAATCAGAAAGCCACGAGGCTTTGATCCCTCTTGCCAGGCTCAAAGCCATCTACGGTGAAGCTCCTATTGCACgaaatg ATGCAGTACAGGAAGATTCGAATTCACCCGTTTCCAAATTG AGTGTAGACCAGAAAGTTACCAAAGGGACTAGCATCTGGACAAGTTCTTTAAACTCATTCACTTGGGATGACATAGAATAA